A portion of the Nitratidesulfovibrio termitidis HI1 genome contains these proteins:
- the hmcC gene encoding sulfate respiration complex protein HmcC yields MHDANTKSGLFTPGNIITGIILAVGAVITFIRFTQGIGAVTNLSDNNPWGIWIGFDLLCGVALAAGGYVTSASCYLFGMKRYHSAVRPAITTAFLGYFFVVVALHYDLGHPLRLPYPLVYSQGTTSLLFEVGLCVATYLTVLFVEWSPAALEWLGLRKLRNVIVKLTIMLTIFGVVLSTLHQSSLGALFLIAPGKLHPLWYSSFLPVFFFISSMVAGLSMVIFEGTLAHAGLHHKMDETHLKEAEGVIFGFGKAASFVLAGYFFIKTMDIAMDNDWAYLGTGYGAWFLVEMFGFVALPSFLYALGVRERNVTVVRIASINAVLGIVLNRFNVSLVAFNWNLPAADRYFPHWMEIGVSVFIVTLIITVYRFIATRMPVLYEHPDYKDAH; encoded by the coding sequence ATGCATGACGCCAACACCAAGAGCGGCCTGTTCACGCCCGGCAACATCATCACGGGCATCATCCTGGCCGTGGGCGCGGTGATCACCTTCATCCGCTTCACCCAGGGCATCGGGGCCGTCACCAATCTGTCCGACAACAACCCGTGGGGCATCTGGATCGGGTTCGACCTGCTGTGCGGCGTGGCTCTGGCCGCCGGCGGCTACGTCACCTCGGCCTCGTGCTACCTGTTCGGGATGAAGCGCTACCACTCTGCGGTGCGCCCGGCCATCACCACCGCGTTCCTCGGCTACTTCTTCGTGGTCGTGGCGCTGCACTACGACCTGGGCCACCCGCTGCGCCTGCCCTACCCGCTGGTGTACTCGCAGGGCACCACCTCGCTGCTGTTCGAAGTGGGCCTGTGCGTGGCAACCTACCTTACCGTGCTGTTCGTGGAATGGTCCCCGGCGGCGCTGGAATGGCTGGGCCTGCGCAAGCTGCGCAACGTCATCGTCAAGCTGACCATCATGCTGACCATCTTCGGCGTGGTGCTGTCCACCCTGCACCAGTCCTCGCTGGGCGCGCTGTTCCTGATCGCCCCGGGCAAGCTGCACCCCTTGTGGTACTCCAGCTTCCTGCCGGTGTTCTTCTTCATCTCGTCCATGGTGGCGGGCCTTTCCATGGTCATCTTCGAAGGCACCCTGGCCCACGCCGGGCTGCACCACAAGATGGACGAAACCCACCTGAAGGAGGCCGAAGGCGTGATCTTCGGCTTCGGCAAGGCCGCCTCGTTCGTGCTTGCCGGGTACTTCTTCATCAAGACCATGGACATCGCCATGGACAACGACTGGGCCTACCTTGGCACCGGCTACGGGGCTTGGTTCCTGGTCGAGATGTTCGGCTTCGTGGCGCTGCCCTCGTTCCTGTACGCCCTTGGCGTGCGCGAAAGGAACGTCACCGTGGTGCGCATCGCGTCCATCAACGCGGTGCTCGGCATCGTGCTGAACCGCTTCAACGTGTCGCTCGTCGCCTTCAACTGGAACCTGCCCGCCGCCGACCGCTACTTCCCGCACTGGATGGAGATCGGCGTTTCGGTGTTCATCGTGACGCTCATCATCACGGTCTACCGGTTCATCGCCACGCGCATGCCGGTGCTGTACGAGCATCCCGACTACAAGGACGCCCACTAG
- the hmcD gene encoding sulfate respiration complex protein HmcD has translation MEIHTLHEFMLHTKNITYLLMGATLVGFVCYWLFLTGRDKKIRKY, from the coding sequence ATGGAAATCCATACCCTGCACGAGTTCATGCTGCACACCAAGAACATCACCTATCTGCTGATGGGCGCCACTCTGGTGGGCTTCGTATGCTACTGGCTGTTCCTGACCGGGCGCGACAAGAAGATTCGCAAATACTAA